In one window of bacterium DNA:
- a CDS encoding 6,7-dimethyl-8-ribityllumazine synthase produces the protein MKTYPSSRDAGGLRVGVVVSRFNPLISSRLLDGCVAELMRRGCASDDVHVAWVPGAFEIPLAARQLAGSGRYDALITLGSVIRGGTPHFEYVCRGVTDGVAGVMHETQVPIAFGVLTLDDIDQALERTGGSHGHKGAEAALAAIEMACLQRAAAGPPS, from the coding sequence GTGAAGACCTATCCCTCGAGCCGGGATGCCGGAGGGTTGCGGGTCGGTGTCGTAGTGTCGCGCTTCAACCCGCTGATTTCTTCGAGGCTGCTCGACGGCTGCGTGGCTGAGCTCATGCGCCGTGGCTGTGCCTCGGACGATGTGCACGTCGCCTGGGTGCCCGGGGCGTTCGAGATTCCATTGGCCGCACGCCAGCTGGCCGGGAGCGGTCGGTACGACGCTCTCATCACGCTCGGGTCCGTGATTCGAGGCGGAACACCGCATTTCGAGTACGTGTGTCGCGGCGTGACGGATGGTGTTGCCGGCGTGATGCACGAAACCCAGGTGCCGATCGCCTTCGGCGTGCTCACCCTCGATGACATCGATCAGGCTCTGGAGCGAACGGGCGGCAGCCACGGACACAAGGGTGCGGAAGCGGCTCTCGCTGCCATCGAGATGGCTTGTCTGCAGCGTGCCGCCGCGGGCCCGCCGTCGTGA
- the nusB gene encoding transcription antitermination factor NusB yields the protein MTAGQAGRRRSRQVALQVLFAFDLGGRKSRGGQGDADIAFETFADHFELPPGARAFAKDLVNGVIVHRDDIDERITASARNWRLERMATVDRNVLRLATFELVHLGTPPQVAIDEAVELARQFGGDPSPGFVNGVLDAVAMGLAEAAS from the coding sequence GTGACCGCGGGCCAGGCGGGTCGTCGGCGCTCGCGTCAGGTCGCCCTGCAGGTGCTCTTCGCCTTCGATCTCGGGGGCCGGAAGAGTCGCGGTGGGCAAGGGGACGCGGACATCGCATTCGAAACCTTCGCCGACCACTTCGAGCTGCCGCCGGGCGCACGGGCCTTCGCAAAGGACCTGGTCAATGGCGTGATCGTTCATCGGGACGACATCGATGAACGAATCACCGCATCGGCTCGGAACTGGCGCCTCGAGCGCATGGCGACCGTGGATCGCAACGTGCTTCGTCTCGCGACCTTCGAGCTCGTGCATCTCGGTACGCCTCCTCAGGTGGCGATCGATGAGGCTGTCGAACTCGCACGCCAGTTCGGAGGTGACCCCTCTCCGGGTTTCGTCAACGGAGTGCTCGACGCGGTTGCCATGGGCCTGGCCGAGGCGGCGTCATGA
- the nrdR gene encoding transcriptional repressor NrdR — translation MRCPFCNEASNRVIDSRLSREGLEIRRRRECDECGRRFTTRERLESVLPKVIKHDERREEWDRSKLEHSVQKACTKRPVSENALQRLVDRVERRISELGEAEVATDRVGDAVLDELSGLDVMAAARFASVFREFASAADYDAFFATLDDGREEG, via the coding sequence GTGCGCTGCCCCTTCTGCAATGAGGCGAGCAATCGTGTCATCGATTCCCGGCTCTCGCGTGAGGGGCTCGAGATCCGGCGCCGACGCGAGTGTGACGAGTGCGGAAGACGGTTCACGACCCGGGAGCGGCTCGAATCGGTCTTGCCGAAGGTGATCAAGCACGACGAGCGACGGGAAGAGTGGGACCGTTCGAAGCTCGAGCACAGCGTGCAGAAGGCGTGTACCAAGCGGCCTGTCAGCGAGAACGCCCTGCAGAGGCTCGTGGATCGGGTCGAGCGCCGCATCTCGGAACTCGGCGAGGCCGAGGTGGCAACGGATCGCGTCGGGGATGCCGTGCTCGACGAGCTCTCCGGGCTCGACGTGATGGCGGCAGCTCGCTTTGCTTCGGTCTTCCGGGAATTCGCAAGCGCCGCCGACTACGACGCGTTCTTTGCGACCCTGGACGACGGTCGCGAAGAGGGGTAG
- the ribD gene encoding bifunctional diaminohydroxyphosphoribosylaminopyrimidine deaminase/5-amino-6-(5-phosphoribosylamino)uracil reductase RibD — protein MDPERAMRHALTRARVRQGRTHPNPAVGAVVFRGDQVLGSGGTRPPGGAHAEIVALERARKRHGKAALRGASLAVTLEPCHHQGRTGPCTAAIHEAGIARVFIGTDDPHPAVSGRGVRWLRRAGIRVQRGVMEEACRWHHRGFLSVCERGRPWVALKLAATLDGRIATGSGESRWITGGAARAHVHQLRDNVDAVMVGSGTALRDDPELTVRRDERRVRCPIRVLVDSELKVPVTRSLFRDEDANLTWVLAGRSAPAKRRAARETAGARVLPVPGRRGALDLPLALEVLARNGLGSVLVEGGGGLAAALLRKGLVDELHWFASPSLLGGDAREAIASLGIAKLASRPSLAVRSIRRLGEDVYVHGVLSSNRQSSS, from the coding sequence ATGGATCCCGAGCGCGCCATGCGTCATGCCCTCACACGGGCGCGCGTCCGCCAGGGGCGCACCCATCCGAATCCCGCGGTGGGTGCGGTGGTGTTTCGTGGCGATCAGGTCCTCGGCTCTGGCGGGACCCGTCCTCCCGGAGGAGCCCATGCGGAGATCGTCGCGCTGGAACGCGCACGCAAGCGCCACGGAAAAGCGGCGCTTCGCGGCGCCTCCTTGGCGGTGACTCTCGAGCCCTGCCACCACCAGGGGCGGACAGGCCCGTGTACGGCGGCGATTCACGAGGCCGGAATCGCCCGGGTCTTCATCGGCACCGACGATCCCCACCCGGCCGTTTCGGGTCGCGGGGTTCGATGGTTGCGGCGCGCAGGAATCCGGGTGCAGCGGGGGGTGATGGAAGAGGCGTGTCGATGGCACCACCGCGGTTTTCTCTCGGTTTGTGAGCGAGGTCGACCCTGGGTGGCACTCAAACTCGCCGCGACCCTGGACGGACGCATCGCAACGGGTTCCGGCGAATCCCGTTGGATTACCGGCGGCGCAGCGCGGGCGCATGTCCACCAGTTGCGCGACAACGTCGATGCCGTGATGGTCGGTTCTGGAACGGCCCTCCGGGATGATCCGGAACTCACGGTCCGCCGCGACGAGCGGCGCGTTCGTTGCCCGATTCGCGTGCTCGTCGATTCCGAGCTGAAGGTGCCCGTGACGCGGAGCTTGTTTCGCGACGAGGATGCGAATCTCACCTGGGTGCTTGCGGGCCGCAGCGCTCCGGCGAAACGACGGGCGGCTCGGGAAACCGCGGGCGCTCGTGTCTTGCCCGTGCCCGGCCGGCGGGGAGCGTTGGATCTACCGCTGGCCCTCGAGGTTCTGGCCCGGAACGGATTGGGGAGCGTCCTGGTCGAAGGTGGGGGTGGCCTGGCCGCGGCACTGCTCCGCAAGGGCCTGGTCGATGAGCTTCATTGGTTCGCATCACCTTCGCTGCTCGGCGGGGATGCTCGCGAAGCGATCGCCTCCCTCGGTATTGCAAAGCTGGCCTCTCGCCCGAGCCTGGCCGTCCGATCCATTCGACGGCTCGGCGAAGACGTGTACGTTCACGGGGTCTTGAGTTCCAATCGCCAGAGTTCCTCGTGA